The nucleotide window ttgctgtcaAAGTCCACCGGCTCATTGTGGGTTTTGGTCTCATTCTCTCTGGAGTATTCGGGTTGCTATCACTGTCTGATGCTATTGacactgtttgaaaaaaaaaaaaagtaatttggaacattgtttatttaataatagAAGCAGAGCTTCAGCCATTTCATATATAGTCGATCCTTCTACTTGTATAGGTtggggaaaaacaacaaaacgtAACTGaaggagcaaaaaagaaaaaaaaaagcagagtcttAATATGGTCAGTATAAAATTAATCTGCGAGAACTATCATATGACATATGTGCCACGATATTGTACTAATTGTGAATAGGAAGAGCATGACCTTAGCTAAATGTTGAAAATTCCAAAGTAGTTCTTTAAGAGAATTTCCTTATTGAAGGGTGTAAGTTACTGGAATGTTTTATCAAGGGAATTTACAAAGCTTCGGACTTGCAGGTACGCCAAACAATAGCAACGACAATAAAAACACACCAGCAAGCACAGATCTGAGGTGTCTGGTCGGAATTCGTTACAGTCCTGTCTGGAGGTAGACTGAGGATTAGATGTTTCAGCGTGGCCAATTGTAATTCAAAAGGGAGAGCAGTGTTAAGAGGCTTCATCtcagaaagaagaatgaaaagggaaattcCTAAGttggaggaaataagaaaaagtgaaaacacaaaaacCGATGGCCTCTCAGGTTATTATGCAATAAAACCCAATTCCTAGAAAACCCATTTCTGGTAGGAATCCCGATACCCCTTTTTCTCTGGGGAACAAGAGTACACAAAGCTTTTGACTCAAAGGAGATTAACTGCGTGAACACAAAGAGAAGTTATAGCTAAAATggtgtggggagaggaaggaataaaTCTGGAAGCTGAGACTCTAGGAAGACTTTAGAAAGTATTTATTAGCCTGGAAGAGAATAGTTTGATGGGCTGGAAAGAGCACTGGAGTGGAAGATGACCTATGCCTTTGGCCTCTTTCATGTCCAAAGAATTATTCACAGTCCTGTGTTGTCTCATGGAAATACTTTGTCTTGACTTTGGGTCATAAGTCTTTGTAAGTCTGTATTTGTGAATAAACACCAACTAACGTACAATATGATGATTTCCGTTCTTGTTAACCACTAGATAAAGGCATATGTTTGCAAAATTACTTCTGTTTACAGAGTGgaaaaataagcagaataaaaaatcatcattttaattaataatttaaaaattaatcattaacaaaataaaaaggttaaaattgTCGTTTTGCTCAGAGTTGTTTCTGCGGGGAGAGTGTTGAGaggtaaaaatagtaaaacatgAGAAAGAACCAAATGCAGAGCCCCAGGGAACACCCAGAGGAGCATGGTGGGAGTGGGCGGTGGGGACCACCAATACAATTACAAATTTATGATACATGTAGAGGACCAAACAAGAGAGTTGGGTTTGGTATTTTCATTGACTACGAAGAGAAAAGGCTTTATTTCAGCCTGGagagacaaggaaaaagaaagaaaaaccaactcACAGTTTTCACAGAGCTGAAAAGTGATTGGCTCGGGCCAAATGTGCCTTGATTTTAATGCTCTACAGAGAATTCCTGGATTGACAAATGTGTGTCAGACCAAAGCCTCAAATTGCACTTAGTGTGCTAAGTGAACATAAGCTAAGACTTGAGAATCCTCACGCCTGTGGCACTGAAGCAGAGGTCTGTACAAGTTGCCTGGAATGACTGATGGGGACTGTCTTTGGAGGGAGAATAAGAGATAAGGGTCAGGCACCCTCAGTCCTGAGCTCTAGTCTGGGAAGTAGTCCTTTGTCACTCCCGAAATATTCAGGTGGTTTCAAACAAAAGTGAAGGCAAAAGAGACGAGTTCAGGTTAAATTTTACTGCACGCAGAGTCAAAGATTTTTGTAGCTGCTGTAAATATCAGTCTACAGAATGAAGTGTATGAGAAGTACCCCTCTCCTTATTTTCTATTGTTGAAATATTTCATGAATCTAAGTCTCATTCCACTAGGATGGACAGAAAATTGAACTGCAGTCATTGTTGGGGTTTTGTCTTCTCACTTTCCCAGGCTCTACGGTTGGGTTCTGTGGGCATTTCATGGCGGTATTGGGTGTGCTGGGAAGTCCCGTGTTAGCCATTGGTGGTGGCTGTCCCCAGCTTTCACACCAGCGTGGAAATGAGCATTGGCAGCCCCGAGGGCTGTGGGAACTGGGATGTGTTTTATTTGGCCGGCACAATGTTTAGATGTTTTTCATGACGCTTTAGGTTGGTTCGCATAACCCATAGCTCCCCATACTCGTCATCACTCCTTGTTGTCTATaggaagttgttttattttatttacatcattTCTCAGGCCCCTGAGGTCATTGAGCTGCAGCCTCAAACAAGAGTTTTCAAACTCTGCTCAGTTTTTGCCAGATGAAAACACTATACATAGAGCAAAATCCCAAGCAATCTTCCTTGGTCTGAGCCATAGTTTACTAGGAGCTTGTGTATCTTGGGGTATTAAAGTGTCCTTTTGTAAATgtctcttcttttgtaaaatgatgTATGAAGAGATGGTGCTTAGTTTTACAATTTTGCTGtcttgtttaaattttaagtgtCCTTGCTTGGCAAAACAAAAATTGGCAATCTTATGTTGGTCTCTATTTAAAGAAAACCGGTCTGGGAAACCTAAGCTACTGAGAATCATTTGATTTGATATCATGATTTGAGCCATTTGGTATCataagaaatatgtaaataaatattactcCATTTATTTTCCCTAGAAATTTGTCCCCGGATGACTTTAAAGTACTAAATAAAAGTACTTGATAAACAAAAgtgattatatatgtattatttagtACCTGAAAAGTACttgactttaaaaagtaattacataCTTATGTTTAACGTAAGCATCTCATATTTCTGGGTAGAGCTCTGTGGTGGTAGGGACAATGCCTTTCATTTGTTTGGGTTGTTTCATCCCCAGTACTAACATATGACAGGCCTATGGTAGGTGCTTAGAAAACGGTGAAGATACTAACTCAAAAAAGTTAGGATCTTTGGGTGGCCAGTAATTGGGCAGagtctaataaaattaaaaataacttgtgCTTTGATTGGGCGGTCTCACTTCTAGGTCTCTATCCTCCAAAAGTTATGGCATGTGTAGATAAAGGTACATGTGCAATGATATTCTTTGCAGCCTTGTTTGTAAAAGGAAACTTGGACAAGCCCAGTCACCAATGGGTAAATGGTAAAATAATCTAGGGGGTCTTCAAATAACGGAACGCACTGCAGCCATTAAATAGAATAAGATATGTATCTAGATCTATGTCCGTATCATTTTTCATGGTAAAAGCAAGCTGCAGACTAATATGtgcaagtaagtaaataaataaaaagcatgcaTTTCATGAGATGTCAATATAAACAGGGAAAAAATTCAAGAAGGGTGCCCACCAAGTGTAAAGCAGGGTTggggaataggggcgcctggatggctcagtcggttgagtgtccaacttcggctcaggtcatgatctcacaactcatgagtttgagccccgcgtcgggctctgtgctgacagctcagagcctggagcctgcttcggattctgtgcctccctgtctctctgcccctaacccactcgcattctgtctctgtctctctcaaaaataaaataaacattaaaaaaaaagcgcTAGGAAATAAAGAGTGGGATCAGAAGGACCCTCTCTACTTCTTTCTTTATAGAGTTTGTAAAGTAGTAGGATTATAGGAGGCTTTTCTTcagaggaaaaattttaaaaataaattaattctctACTAATGGaaagattttcaatttttttcaacatgCAAGGCTTTACTTGTGAGCAAGCGGGTTTTACTTCAATCaaagtctatttaaaatatttacatatacctCATTAATTGCTCTACATTAGCTGCACTTCAGGTAGGGTTTGGCCCAGGGGATATACTGGCCAAGAGGTGCACCGGGGGCTGGAGCCATTTTAGAAAAGGAAGGGGGATCTATGACCCACCCAAAAGTATGGCAATGTCCACTGGCAGCTTTGACATTAGTCATGTAATGCTGTGCTCAAAAGTAAACAATACTACAATTCCTTATGTAGCCTAAACAGGCTTTTTGCCAAATGGGCTTCTCTTCACTGCTCATCTGGGACCTCCTATGGCTTCCACTCACCTGCTGGGTCAGAAGGAAACTCCTAGAATGCTGTTCCTCAGGACCCTCACCTGAACGCCTCCCTCCTCACCAGTCACCCTCTCCCATTTTTCTACCTtgacttccctttccttcttagACAGGCTAcctcatccctccacccccacgtGGGAGCCtgttccagactcattctaccTTGAAGTGCTTCTAGAACTGAGCCCTCCCCCACCTAGTCACACCTCAACCTTTAACAGGGAGCCTTTAGAGGTAAATTAATTGgcacacaatgaaagaaaaacagaagtcagCAGTTGCCAACAATACAGACTAAATACTTTATTAGGTTCCAAATTGAGAAAATGGTAGTGTGAACCTATTTTAGTATAAATCCACCACCCTCCTCAATGCGCCTGCCTTAGCATCCACGGCCCCCCAGTCGTGGTACCGCCTGTATTCTTGGGGCCTCAGCAGGTATTGCCGCCCCTGGTAGTTGGGCATCTCATAGAGGACCCAGCAGCCCTCCAGCACGTGGAGGGAGCGGACCTCACTCAGGTGGAAGCGGTCCTGGATGCAGGAGCAATCCTCGCTCAGCTCCATCATGAGGCCTTTGTGGTCCTCTCTCTCATACAGTCGCAGCCTGTGAGAGCTCGTCTGCTTGGTCCACAAAGACAAGGAGCAGAAGAAGCAACCAAACAACAGATGAATTTGGTAGGTTGGGGGATGGGACTACCAGTGTCAAAACTGAGACTCTGAGATTGCTGCATATGCTGTGGATAGCTCTGTGTTCTACcagcatttaacaaatatttgcatattcaatttttatttcatatctgggaaatataaattttaagaggTTCTAAGTCTGGGTTAGAATGCATTAAGAATTCAAATATCTAGACTCCTAATTCCCTAATTTCCATTGATTCCTAGGTGATAAGTCAAATGTATATCTTGGGgaaaaattcaaagtattttaaCTAGTATTATTTGAATATGAGTATCATCTCCCCaacttatatacatataaatgtacaaataaagttggacttttaaaattacatacttCAGTGAAAATTGGTTTAATTAGTCACTTGGAACCAGAATTCAACCGCTTTTCAAAATCAAGGGCAATTCCCTTCTCCAAAGTTGGACACAAACTTAGAATAGCCTGTATTAACAACAGAGTTTCCATTTTTACAAGTCTGTGGTGGAACCTATCTAATTCATTCATCGTCAGTTCTTTACTACTAAtgaaaattacaatttaaaaaatttttaattaatttgttcgAAATACTACCTTCTTGCGTCCAACCAGCTCCTCATTCGCAAGTTTCGGTCTCTATCTCTGGATATTACATTTGTTACATAATGGTAACACAACTTTGTAATTGACATAATGgtagcaaaaattaaaactaaggcCGACTCTTCCCATGAGTGCATTCTTCTCATATTCTCTGCTGTTTCTGTGCATTTATCTCTCTGGGCTTAGGCAGCAACTAAAGCCCACTCTACCCTTCcgtgtctttaaaagaaaacctgcCTCACGTTAACCCCCCAGTAATCCAGTGAGGACATTCAGGCACCGTGATGGAAATGAGGTCGGACTCACCTGGGGGATGAGACAGCAGGAGCGGACCGCGTCGCTGAGGCCCATCCACTGCTGGTAGTCCGGGTAGTCCCCGCGCCGCAGGAAGTACTGGCGGCCCGAGTAGTTGGGTTGCTCGTAGAGCATCCAGCAGCCGCTGTCCACGCGGATGGAGTTGCAGCGGCTGAAATAGGGCTGCAGGTTGGGGCAGTCGCTGCTGCACTCGTAGCAGCGGCCCTGGAAGCCCCGGTCCTCGTAGAAGGTGATCTGCAAAGGAAGAATAATTCTGAATTAAGTCAGTTGCTCCCAACAGATCTGGTACAgaggcattttctctctcttgatgtctctttttctttaacttgtaTCCTGCTCACCTTCCCCATGGCTGGTTGACACGGATGTGCGAGCTCAGTGCGCTGGGCCGGCAGCGCCGCGGGTCTATATAGCCAGGCTGCTGCTGCGTTGGCAAGAACAACACAAAAGGGGCCCCCGGGGGTGAGTAAGGGGATTTTATGGATCTCTTTTACACGCTGCATTCAGTGGAAATGCCTGTAGAGTTTGCCCTCATTCTCTGGTATATTCTAACGCTGTTCTGAATGCGTCCTGGTTGAGTCCCTAGAGTTGCTTTTATGTGGATTcttagtattttctaaatttatcagCACCTCAATCTGAACTTTTGACCTGAAATTCATGTCGCTACGGATATGATTCAGTTATGCCCCGTGTAATTTCTACGGGAAAATCTATGCCTTTATAGCAGTGCCCCCCCACTTCCAGGGGCTGTGATGTGGAATGCCACAAACATGGCCTAATTTTCCTTGATGACAGAGGCCACTgtgacttaacattttttttcctttatacgATTAGCCAGTCTGGTGCAGGACACAGGTTTGGTTTCTGATCTTTGCTAGTTTTGACTGTGGTGATCTGATGCTTTAAGACATAGCTACTACTCCCTTGGTGGGCGTACTTCATGTACGAGAAATCAGCCCCTGCAAATCAACTTGTCATAAGAACCAAGGGAAAGGTTTGTTTCTAGGGGCTCTGGGCCCAAGACTACGAAGTATATTGTTTTTTGGCCTACTTCCC belongs to Felis catus isolate Fca126 chromosome C1, F.catus_Fca126_mat1.0, whole genome shotgun sequence and includes:
- the LOC101093129 gene encoding gamma-crystallin C, which produces MGKITFYEDRGFQGRCYECSSDCPNLQPYFSRCNSIRVDSGCWMLYEQPNYSGRQYFLRRGDYPDYQQWMGLSDAVRSCCLIPQTSSHRLRLYEREDHKGLMMELSEDCSCIQDRFHLSEVRSLHVLEGCWVLYEMPNYQGRQYLLRPQEYRRYHDWGAVDAKAGALRRVVDLY